The genome window ATTTTATGTTACCTTTGCACACATATAGACAAAAAATAAATGATTAGCAAGAATAAAATAAAGTACATACGTTCGCTCGAACTGAAGAAGAACAGAAATAAAGAAGGAAAGTTCGTGGCAGAAGGTTTCAAGGTGGTAGACGATCTGCTTGCTCTGCAACCTGCCGACCTGATTGTGGCTACCGGCGAATGGCTCCGGGGCAAACACTTCGGGGCTGAAACCGAAGTGATAGAGGTTACTGATGAAGAACTGAAGAAGGTAAGTTTCCTGCAGCATCCGCAGCAGGTGCTTGCCGTATTCAGACAGGAAACATCAGGAGATTACTCTATTAATACCAGCGAACTGAGTCTGGCGCTCGACGGCGTTCAGGACCCGGGCAACCTGGGCACCATCATCCGCATCGCCGACTGGTTTGGCATCACCCATATCTACTGCAGTCAGGATACTGCCGACGTATACAATCCGAAGGTGGTTCAGGCTACGATGGGCAGCATAGCAAGAGTGAAGGTAGA of Segatella copri contains these proteins:
- a CDS encoding RNA methyltransferase, whose protein sequence is MISKNKIKYIRSLELKKNRNKEGKFVAEGFKVVDDLLALQPADLIVATGEWLRGKHFGAETEVIEVTDEELKKVSFLQHPQQVLAVFRQETSGDYSINTSELSLALDGVQDPGNLGTIIRIADWFGITHIYCSQDTADVYNPKVVQATMGSIARVKVEYGDLLGLVESLPADVPVYGTLLDGDNIYQQKLENRGLIVMGNEGKGISPDLAKKVNHKLLIPNFPEGRATADSLNVAIATAITCSEFRRNF